The Gloeomargarita lithophora Alchichica-D10 genomic sequence TCCATTGGGGGCAATCCACCCCAAAACACAGAGCCGCATACCCCCCCAAAGAATTGCCCACCAGCACCACCGGCTCCCCAATCACCAGGGTCACCAAATCCCGCAGTTGCTCCCGCCAAAGTTCCCCCGTATAAAGCACCGGCGGTTTCTCCGAGCGGCCAAAGCCCAGCAAATCCACCGCCCACACCCGATGATCCCGCGCCAAATCCGGCAGATTGTACCGCCAATGCGCCGTAGAAGCCCCAAACCCATGAATCAGCAAAATCGCTGGCCCTGTACTGCCCGCCTGCACCCAATGGGTACGCCACCCCTGCCAGATACGGTGTTGATGGTGAATGTCAACCCTAGTCGCCGTCATAGGACACATCTTTACCGTTTGTTGCACACTCACTCCATTGTAAAGGCAGGGACAGCCGGGTGAGAAAATCCGGGGAATGGCGTTGCGACCCAGGCTAAAATGAGGGGCAAAGCCCTACCTATGCGCCTATCCATGTGCCCATGACAGACCCCCGGCCATCGGACGATACCCTCAAACGTTTACACATCCTGGTCATTGAAGATAGCCAGGAGCGGCGGGTTTTGGCCTTGGAAGCGGCCACCTATTCCCTGGGGCGGGATTCCACCAGTGCCATTGTCCTCCAGGCGGATTCCGTTTCCCGCCAGCACGCCCTCCTGCTCCGGGTGCCCGTCCCGGCTTCCCACGAGTACCAGTACCGGATTGTAGATGGCAATGCGGCGGGCAAGGCCAGCACCAACGGCATCAAAATCAACGGCACCCCGATGTCCCAACACACCCTGGCGGACGGGGACGTGGTGGAATTTGCCGCCGATGCCCAGGCGACCTACTACCACCGCACCGTTGTTGACCCGGAGATGCAAGACTACCTCCAAGCCGCCGAATTTCGCAGTATCAAACTGCCGGTAGTCGAAAAATCCCAGACCGTCTATGCCGAAAGTCCCACCCAACGGCTCATCCCCGAAAATCTCACCCCCGACCGTCCCCGATTGCCCTGGCACTGGATTGGACTGGGAATTACCCTGGGATTACTGCTGGTCGGTGGGGTTTGGTGGTTCCGTCAACGCCCTCAGCCCAGTTCCTCTGCCCCACCCGTGTCCCCGATTGCCCGACCCCTGTGATCTAACTTACACAGAAAAAAACATTTATCCGTTCTAATAAGAAATAGAGAGAAGTCCGCCCCCCAGGGAACTTCCACCTTCCGTAAAATTACTTAAGTGTCTAAACAATGTCATACAAAACCTCCGTATTATTACCGATGACCGTTGTTCCGTCCCTATCGCTTCACCGGGAGGTGAACTAATGGCCGCCTATGGGGATATTCTTAGCAGTCCCGATGAGGAACTGATTTACAACCATATTCACCAGTGGGTACAGCGGGAAGCCCCCACCTCGGTACTGGAGCGGTTCCGGGAATTTTTTACCGAGATGAAGTGCGGTAATCCGGCGGTGGTTGCCACCCTAGAGCGGCTGGTTTTGCGCCCGGAGGCCAGCCAGCGGTTCCGGTTTATCCTGAACCGGAGTTGTTATATTCTGGTCAACCAATGGCAAAACCAGTCCCAGCACAAGTGGGCGATCAGCCATTTGGTGGATATTTTGGCGACCCCAACGCCTTTGCGGGGGGGGGATCGGGGCAAGACGGTCGGTAACCTGCGCCGCTTATTTCAGGCGTTCCAGGGCACGGATTTGTACCTGCGGTTGTGCCAGACGGTCGCCCTGTTGGAGGCCACGGATGAACCCGCCGAAGACCAGCCCTTGGCCTGTTTATTACGCCGGTATCCCTATCTTTATGAAGCCCAGTTGGCGGGGGCGGAAGACCGGCAACAATTCCAAGAGCAGTTGGAGATTGTGCATAATTTGCAAGCCCAGGTACAACAGCAATTTGAGCACCATTTGGGTCGGTATGTGACCTATGAATATCGCCGTTCCTTGGGTTCAGCCAAAAACCTAGAGCCGGTGAAAAACCCCACCATGCTCGCCAATCAAGAGCTATTTACGGCCTTCAAATTGTTTGGTGCCAAGGTTGACAATGGCCTCACCTATCAGGAGCGGGCGGAGCAGTTTTTGCGGGAAAATCCGGAGGGGCAAAATTATGGGCAATACAAGTATAATTTGGCTAATTATTTAATTGTTGCCATCCCCGCCAGCAAAGACCGGGATATTTTTGAACACAAATTGCGGCAGTTTATGGATGAATTATTCCCCCAATTTGATACCCAGGGGGTGAATGATTTTCTGATGACCCGCACCTGTAGCCGTCTGCTCAATTTCCTGGTGATTGAAAACAAAAAAGATGCCAACCACAAAACCTTTATTGACCTGATTTGCCAGTTGGGGCCAACCAAGATGGTAGGACTTCTGCTGAAAATCGTCCTGATTTGTAAAAAGGTTAAAGGCTATTTGGAGCGCCTGATTTGTTTGTTGTTCAACCACTACGCCGATCAAGCCCAAGGTCAGGTGCGCTGGCTGATTAAAGTGTTAGAAAATGTCAAATTAGCCTTCAGTCTCCACTTCGGGATGGTTGACTTGCGGTTCATTCGGCAGTTGTTCGCTTAGAGAATCGCTTGAATAATCGCTTAAAGAATTGCATAAACGTACCCAATCCGGGGCACTGATGGCTTCGGCGCGCACGGTTTCCGGGTAACCCAACTGCGTCAAAATCGGAGCTAAAATTTCCTGCGCCACCGGCAGATTATTCCGCAACATTTTGCGACGTTGGCTAAAACCCTGCTGTACCCACTGCTCAAACCGGCGGGGAATTAAGACAACAGGGTCGGGCATCCGGGGGGTGAGACAAATTACCGCCGAATCCACCTGAGGCCGGGGATAAAAGGCGCTGGCGGGCACATCACACACCCAAGTACAGTGGGCAATATACTGCATTCGTACGGACAATGCCCCGAAGGTTTTGCCACCAGGTTTGGCCGTCAACCGTTGGGCGACCTCTTTTTGCACCAACAGCACCACCCGCTCGAAGGGCCAAGACCAGGGACGAGCGGGGGAACCCACCAAATAGGCTAACAAAGGGCTGGTGATGTGATAGGGAATGTTGGCAACAACTTTATTGGGGGGCGGAAAGAGGGAATTTTTGGCTAATTCTGCCCGTAAATCCAAAGTTAAAATATCGCTTTTGAGCAACCAAAAATGGGGATGATGACCATATTTTTTTTGGAGAAAATCAACCAATTTTTCATCTAATTCTACTGCTAATAAACCCGCCACCTGGGGTAGTAAATACCGGGTTAGATTACCCGTACCAGGACCAATTTCCAAGACACTATCGGTTGCTTTTAACTCAGCGGCGTTGACAATTTTTTGGAGAATATCCTCCCGTTTAAGCCAATACTGTGCCAAGGACTTGCGGGGGCGGGGGGTCATGGTTGCCACAGAGACCGTAATTCTTGATATAAGCTCTGCCATTTTTGTTGCAATTCTGGGGATGTTGTGGCACCTTTTCTAAGTAAAATCACTTCATCTTGTAAAGCAATCACCCCGTATTCCCCGGTACTAATACGCTGGTTCAATTCGCCAATATCCCAGGCGTTTTTCCACGGCAAATTAAATCGTCGCCAGTACCACAAATCCGTAATGATATAGTCAACTGATTGGATTTGATTATTGTCCAGACGTAGTTGGTACTGGGGGAACCGGACAACGCCCCGGCGACCGGAGAGGGGAGGCACTAGTTGGTTGGTGGCGGCTACGGTAGCTGAGGCGGGAATTTGCGCTAGAAGTGACCGAATTTCGCCCCGATGCTGCCAGCGTTGTTGCAGGGGAATCCACACCCAAGGCTGGACGGAATCCGGCAGTACCCAGGAAAAGCTATTGTTAGGATTAGCGAGCATAATGAGTACCACGGAAACCGCCATACACCACCCCCAAAATTTTTGCAATCGCCGCTGAAACCACGCTTGGTGTTGCGCCCACCATAAAATTGCACCGTAGAAAATAGCGGGGACAAGATTAATCGCATAGCGTACATTCAACAGCAGGGCAATGTGAGAGTTTTGTAGTATCCTCTGCCCCAGGGGAAAGGCCACCATTACCCAGGCGGGCCAGGAGAGGGCAGGGAGCAAACCCAAGGGCAACCAATGTCCTAAAATATACAGTACGATTCTCAGGGGTCGGCGGCCAAGAATCAGTAACAATTGCACCGGGTTAGTGAAAATTCCCTTGAGAATTTCCAGGGTACTGGTGGCCTCGGTTTCATCACCGGTGACCTGACCAAAATATCCCGGCAAAAAGCGGCGGCTTAAATCCTCGGAAAAGGCTGGCATCCAAACGTTGGTTACCAATACAACGTAAAGAAAACTGGCACCACAAACCGTCAAACCCACCCAGGGAAACCGGCGGCTGAGCAACCAATAAACCCCCAGGCCAAACACCACAATTCCCGTATCTTCGCGTATCATTAACGTTAATAAAATCAGCGGCCAAAAAAGCCACCAACACCGCCGTTCTAAACTTAAAATGGCGGTAAATAAAAACAGGGGTAATTGCACCGCATCATGGAAATTTCCCAAGGCTGGCCCGATGACTGCCCCCGCCGTGTAGTAACTAGCTGTAACCCACCAACCTAGGGGCGGTTCTAGCCAATGGCGTGCTAAAAAATACAGGACAATTCCCCCGCTGGTAAGTACTAACGATTGCAGTATAATGAGTGTTACCGGCGAGGGGGCAAGGGCATAAAACGGGAGCCAGAGCATGAGGGCGGGGGTGAAATGCTGACCCAGGCGATGGTAAAACACGCTGGGTACATCCCCATCCAAACGCACGGCCACGGATAATCCGGAGGACAGGGAACTTTCAAAAAAACGCCCGTGCAGACTATTCCAGTACAGTTGGTTAAAAATCCCCTGGTCATAGGTGGCAAAAAAGGTGCCATAACGTAGCAGTAGGAGACTAAAAATCACCACAAAAAAAACAACTGCCACCCCATAGGGATAGTCAGGACGGCGTAGGTGATTAACCCATTTTTTAAGCATTGGCTGGATCAATGCAGCGATAAACTAGCCCAACTATTGTACCGTTGCCATTTCCCACTTTTTTGCGTTTTCATCCGTTACCCTAGGTACAGTAGCATCCAAATAATTTTCGCCACCATGACCGTCTCTCCCCTGCTGGGGCAAACTCTGCCCGAACTCACGACCTGGGTGGCGGCGCAGGGACAACCCACCTACCGAGCCAAACAACTACACCAATGGCTGTACCAGCGGGGTGTGCGCCAATTTCAGGATATTACCGTATTTCCCAAATCCTGGCGGGAACAGGTGCAACCGGAACTGGGACGCTCTATCATTGCCCAACGGTTGGTTGCCCAGGATGGCACGGTGAAGTATTTACTACAACTCCAGGACGGCAATCTGATCGAAACCGTGGGCATTCCCAGTGCTGACCGCTTAACGGTGTGTGTTTCATCCCAGGTGGGTTGTCCAATGGCCTGTGATTTTTGTGCCACGGGGAAACAGGGATTCACCCGCAATTTGGCCGTCCACGAAATTTTAGACCAGGTGTTGACGGTGCAAACGGACATGGCGCGGCGGGTATCCCACCTGGTTTTTATGGGCATGGGAGAGCCTTTGTTAAATTTAGAGCCGGTGATTGCGGCGGTACAGCGGCTGAACCAGGACTGTGGCATTTCCCAGCGGGCGATGACCATTTCCACCGTGGGGGTGCCCCACCAAATCGAACGCCTTGCCCAAGCCCAACTCCAGACCACGTTGGCGGTGAGTTTGCACGCTCCCACCCAGGAGTTGCGCCAGCGGTTGATTCCCAGTGGTCGGCATTATCCCCTAGAGCAGTTATTGCAGGACTGTCGGGATTATGTGGCACGGACAAAGCGGCGGCTGAGTTTTGAATATACGCTCTTGGCGGGGGTAAATGATACGCCGGAGTTGGCGCACACTTTGGCAAAGCTACTGCGGGGTTGGCAAAGTCATCTGAATTTGATCCCCTACAATCCGATCCAGGATGCCCCCTACGAACGCCCGCGCACGGAACAAATTCAGGCGTTTCAAAAAATTTGTGAATCCTATCATCTTGAGATAA encodes the following:
- a CDS encoding FHA domain-containing protein; its protein translation is MTDPRPSDDTLKRLHILVIEDSQERRVLALEAATYSLGRDSTSAIVLQADSVSRQHALLLRVPVPASHEYQYRIVDGNAAGKASTNGIKINGTPMSQHTLADGDVVEFAADAQATYYHRTVVDPEMQDYLQAAEFRSIKLPVVEKSQTVYAESPTQRLIPENLTPDRPRLPWHWIGLGITLGLLLVGGVWWFRQRPQPSSSAPPVSPIARPL
- the rsmA gene encoding 16S rRNA (adenine(1518)-N(6)/adenine(1519)-N(6))-dimethyltransferase RsmA, whose translation is MTPRPRKSLAQYWLKREDILQKIVNAAELKATDSVLEIGPGTGNLTRYLLPQVAGLLAVELDEKLVDFLQKKYGHHPHFWLLKSDILTLDLRAELAKNSLFPPPNKVVANIPYHITSPLLAYLVGSPARPWSWPFERVVLLVQKEVAQRLTAKPGGKTFGALSVRMQYIAHCTWVCDVPASAFYPRPQVDSAVICLTPRMPDPVVLIPRRFEQWVQQGFSQRRKMLRNNLPVAQEILAPILTQLGYPETVRAEAISAPDWVRLCNSLSDYSSDSLSEQLPNEPQVNHPEVETEG
- a CDS encoding DUF2079 domain-containing protein, giving the protein MLKKWVNHLRRPDYPYGVAVVFFVVIFSLLLLRYGTFFATYDQGIFNQLYWNSLHGRFFESSLSSGLSVAVRLDGDVPSVFYHRLGQHFTPALMLWLPFYALAPSPVTLIILQSLVLTSGGIVLYFLARHWLEPPLGWWVTASYYTAGAVIGPALGNFHDAVQLPLFLFTAILSLERRCWWLFWPLILLTLMIREDTGIVVFGLGVYWLLSRRFPWVGLTVCGASFLYVVLVTNVWMPAFSEDLSRRFLPGYFGQVTGDETEATSTLEILKGIFTNPVQLLLILGRRPLRIVLYILGHWLPLGLLPALSWPAWVMVAFPLGQRILQNSHIALLLNVRYAINLVPAIFYGAILWWAQHQAWFQRRLQKFWGWCMAVSVVLIMLANPNNSFSWVLPDSVQPWVWIPLQQRWQHRGEIRSLLAQIPASATVAATNQLVPPLSGRRGVVRFPQYQLRLDNNQIQSVDYIITDLWYWRRFNLPWKNAWDIGELNQRISTGEYGVIALQDEVILLRKGATTSPELQQKWQSLYQELRSLWQP
- the rlmN gene encoding 23S rRNA (adenine(2503)-C(2))-methyltransferase RlmN, coding for MTVSPLLGQTLPELTTWVAAQGQPTYRAKQLHQWLYQRGVRQFQDITVFPKSWREQVQPELGRSIIAQRLVAQDGTVKYLLQLQDGNLIETVGIPSADRLTVCVSSQVGCPMACDFCATGKQGFTRNLAVHEILDQVLTVQTDMARRVSHLVFMGMGEPLLNLEPVIAAVQRLNQDCGISQRAMTISTVGVPHQIERLAQAQLQTTLAVSLHAPTQELRQRLIPSGRHYPLEQLLQDCRDYVARTKRRLSFEYTLLAGVNDTPELAHTLAKLLRGWQSHLNLIPYNPIQDAPYERPRTEQIQAFQKICESYHLEITVRRTRGLSAQAACGQLRSLAAKLVSSPAQQD